The proteins below are encoded in one region of Apium graveolens cultivar Ventura chromosome 4, ASM990537v1, whole genome shotgun sequence:
- the LOC141718210 gene encoding uncharacterized protein LOC141718210, translating into MVERAGAAEDIIPILVDPNDPSKVLRIGYNLSPDLREDLARFLKENLDVFAWSHSDMIGIDPNVMCHRLNLDPKKKGVRQKRRPISGERAEALREEVDRLMEAGLVRETFYPVWLANPVLVKKPNGKWRTCVDFTDLNKACPKDSFPLPRIDQLELEPGALVVLPSTEEVGLERQNSAPWWSLYVDGASNGDGAGAGIELISPEAHKIRRATHLAFHATNNDAEYEALIKGLKLALEMKVENLNVFSDSMIVVYQINGGYQAKGPRTELYLKCAQRIIARFNEVRLELIPRGQNEGADELAKLGSRRESTLLGTVPLDIQRQPSVPEHEVGSLSNELGPTWMTSILAYIREGSLPDEKNETRRIKYKAARYVIYDEILYRRGFSVPLLKCIHGEECNYILREARGGVKYAIVAVDYFTKWAEAEPLATITARKLREFVYRAIVCRYGIPYKLISDNGKQFDSKEMREFCEQLGIQKSFSALEEKKGACPEEPAQVLWSYNTTPRTTTGETPFSLVYGCEAMVPVEVGAGSFRRDNYDSEANEVNHRFYLDMIEETREEAQIRIAAYQQRTARHYNSKVRARTFKVGDLVLRRVMPNTKVVSHGVLGANWEGPYKIKSVLWEGTYHPNDMQDKLIPRAWNAEHLRKYYQ; encoded by the exons ATGGTCGAGAGGGCCGGGGCCGCAGAGGACATAATCCCGATCTTGGTAGACCCAAATGATCCCTCCAAGGTACTCAGAATAGGCTATAACCTAAGTCCTGACTTGAGAGAGGATCTAGCCCGCTTCCTAAAGGAGaatttggatgtctttgcatggtcacactcCGATATGATAGGGATTGACCCAAATGTCATGTGCCACCGGCTCAACTTGGACCCGAAAAAGAAGGGGGTTAGGCAAAAGAGACGGCCGATTAGTGGAGAGAGGGCAGAGGCCCTCAGAGAAGAAGTGGATAGATTAATGGAGGCAGGACTTGTGAGAGAAACCTTCTACCCCGTGTGGCTGGCCAACCCCGTGCTTGTCAAGAAACCCAATGgcaagtggaggacatgtgtagaCTTCACCGACCTGAACAAAGCTTGCCCGAAGGACAGCTTTCCTCTACCCCGCATCGACCAGCTG GAATTGGAGCCGGGAGCCCTTGTTGTTCTACCTAGCACAGAAGAAGTTGGACTGGAGAGACAAAATAGTGCCCCATGGTGGAGCCTATATGTGGATGGTGCCTCTAACGGTGATGGAGCAGGAGCTGGAATCGAGCTAATCAGCCCAGAGGCTCACAAGATCAGACGTGCGACCCATCTGGCCTTTCATGCAACtaacaatgatgctgagtatgaggccCTGATCAAAGGTCTCAAGCTAGCTTTGGAAATGAAGGTCGAGAATTTGAATGTGTTTAGTGACTCCATGATTGTGGTCTATCAGATAAATGGGGGGTATCAAGCTAAAGGGCCGAGAACAGAGCTTTACCTGAAGTGCGCACAGAGAATAATCGCAAGATTCAACGAGGTGAGGCTGGAACTAATCCCGCGTGGGCAAAATGAAGGCGCGGACGAGCTAGCTAAGCTCGGCTCACGCCGCGAGAGCACTTTGCTAGGGACCGTGCCCCTTGATATACAGAGGCAACCCAGTGTGCCCGAGCACGAGGTGGGCAGCCTCAGTAATGAGCTTGGCCCCACGTGGATGACATCTATTCTAGCATACATAAGAGAAGGTTCACTTCCGGATGAAAAGAATGAGACAAGGAGAATAAAATACAAAGCGGCCCGCTATGTGATATACGACGAGATTCTATACAGAAGAGGGTTCAGTGTTCCTCTTCTCAAATGCATACATGGGGAGGAATGCAACTACATCCTAAGGGAA GCCAGGGGAGGCGTCAAGTATGCGATAGTTGCGGTAGACTATTtcactaagtgggcagaggcCGAGCCCCTAGCCACTATCACAGCGAGAAAGCTCAGGGAGTTTGTATACAGGGCTATTGTATGTCGCTATGGCATCCCTTACAAGCTGATATCTGACAATGGGAAGCAATTTGATAGCAAGGAGATGCGAGAGTTTTGTGAGCAGCTGGGGATTCAGAAGAGCTTTAGCGCA cttgaagagaagaaaggagcATGTCCAGAAGAACCCGCCCAGGTCCTATGGTCTTACAACACTACACCCCGAACCACAACTGGAGAGACCCCTTTCTCTCTGGTGTATGGGTGTGAAGCTATGGTGCCCGTTGAAGTGGGAGCAGGATCTTTTCGAAGGGACAACTATGACTCAGAGGCAAACGAGGTCAATCATCGGTTCTATTTGGATATGATCGAAGAAACTCGAGAAGAGGCTCAGATCAGGATTGCGGCATATCAGCAGAGGACAGCTAGGCATTACAACAGTAAGGTTCGAGCCCGAACTTTTAAGGTGGGAGATTTAGTTCTGCGCCGGGTCATGCCAAATACCAAGGTGGTGAGTCACGGAGTCTTGGGAGCAAATTGGGAAGGCCCTTACAAGATAAAATCGGTGCTctgggagggaacctaccaccCCAATGATATGCAAGATAAGTTGATCCCAAGAGCCTGGAACGCGGAACACCTtcgcaagtattatcagtaa